A section of the Malus sylvestris chromosome 17, drMalSylv7.2, whole genome shotgun sequence genome encodes:
- the LOC126611304 gene encoding dihydrolipoyllysine-residue acetyltransferase component 2 of pyruvate dehydrogenase complex, mitochondrial-like has product MTYASRIIHHSKKLRNAPNLLWQEQAHLVRWFSHDVQPSSDILSVHRHSYVPSERACGSRSFSSSTKSVSGTFTRDIPMTRKLGSSISGSVFNKQLSCIQVQLSRGLSSDAGLPPHQEIGMPSLSPTMSEGNIARWLKKEGDKVSPGEVLCEVETDKATVEMECMEDGYLAKILRPDGTQGIKVGEVIAITVEEEDDIAKFKDYTPSAPAAAKEASEPTLPKKEVVAEPVPEPKVSKPSAAPAATPSGDRIFASPLARSLAEEHKVPLSSIKGTGPDGSIVKADVEEYLASHGKEAPKAKGAAPAALDYTDIAHSQIRKITASRLLFSKQTIPHYYLTVDTCVDRLMDLRGQLNALQEASGGKRISVNDLVIKAAALALQKVPQCNSSWTDDYIRQFHNVNINVAVQTENGLFVPVIRDANKKGLSSIAEEVRQLAQKAKENSLKPEDYEGGTFTVTNLGGPFGIKQFCAIINPPQSGILAVGSAEKRVVPSSGPELYKFVSYMSVTLSCDHRVIDGAIGAEWLKAFKGYVENPESMLL; this is encoded by the exons ATGACTTACGCATCTCGTATCATCCACCACTCCAAAAAG TTACGGAATGCTCCTAACTTACTATGGCAAGAGCAAGCACACTTGGTTCGTTGGTTTTCACATGATGTTCAACCCTCTAGTG ATATATTGAGCGTTCATCGCCACAGTTATGTGCCTTCAGAAAGAGCATGCGGTTCTAGGTCTTTCAGCAGTAGCACT AAGTCAGTGTCAGGTACATTTACCAGGGATATCCCAATGACAAGGAAACTAGGAAGTTCAATTTCTGGATCGGTATTCAACAAACAGCTTTCATG TATTCAGGTGCAGTTGAGCAGAGGCTTGTCATCTGATGCag GCCTCCCTCCACACCAAGAAATTGGGATGCCTTCTCTTTCACCCACTATGTCTGAG ggtAATATTGCTAGGTGGCTGAAGAAAGAGGGTGATAAAGTTTCTCCTGGTGAAGTTCTCTGTGAAGTTGAAACT GATAAAGCTACAGTGGAGATGGAATGCATGGAAGATGGTTATCTTGCCAAGATTCTACGACCAGATGGGACCCAAGGGATCAAAGTTGGAGAG GTGATTGCAATAACTGTTGAAGAGGAGGATGATATTGCAAAATTTAAAGATTATACACCATCGGCACCTGCAGCAGCTAAAGAGGCTTCTGAGCCTACCCTGCCCAAAAAAGAGGTGGTTGCAGAACCAGTGCCAGAGCCAAAGGTTTCAAAGCCCAGTGCAGCTCCTGCTGCTACCCCTTCTGGAGATCGCATATTCGCAAGTCCTTTGGCAAGAAGTTTGGCTGAAGAGCACAAG GTTCCCCTCTCAAGTATCAAAGGAACAGGTCCTGATGGAAGCATTGTGAAGGCTGATGTTGAAGAGTATTTGG CTTCTCATGGGAAGGAAGCTCCTAAAGCTAAGGGTGCAGCACCTGCAGCATTAGATTATACCGATATCGCCCATTCTCAGATACGGAAG ATCACAGCTTCAAGATTATTGTTCTCAAAGCAAACAATTCCTCATTATTATTTGACGGTAGATACATGCGTCGATAGACTAATGGA TTTGAGAGGCCAACTCAATGCATTACAAGAGGCATCAGGTGGGAAGCGGATATCTGTTAATGATCTCGTAATTAAG GCTGCTGCTTTGGCTCTTCAAAAGGTTCCTCAATGCAACAGTTCATGGACAGATGACTACATCCGCCA GTTTCACAACGTGAACATTAATGTTGCTGTGCAGACAGAAAATGGACTGTTTGTACCCGTCATTAGG GACGCAAACAAGAAGGGACTATCCAGCATAGCCGAGGAGGTCAGGCAGCTGGCCCAAAAAGCCAAAGAAAACAGCTTAAAGCCAGAAGATTACGAG GGAGGCACATTTACGGTGACAAATTTGGGAGGTCCATTCGGCATCAAACAATTTTGTGCCATTATTAACCCTCCTCAATCAGGCATTCTTGCAGTTGGATCAG CTGAGAAGAGGGTTGTACCTAGTTCTGGGCCCGAACTATACAAGTTTGTATCCTATATGTCTGTAACGCTAAGCTGTGATCATCGTGTTATCGATG GTGCAATTGGTGCGGAATGGCTAAAGGCATTCAAAGGCTACGTTGAGAATCCTGAGTCAATGTTGCTCTAA
- the LOC126611303 gene encoding protein phosphatase 2C 16-like — protein MSNVTKIRKLMEDMSPAVAVTLSLGNSVCDSSGIGANVEFTWLKLVTDAGNLCTDSSKVVSLESVSCSKGSSDDIERKVSVVPVPSQDDDGGNTSVANDIMVQESEEEEILAFRYDTNGIVREKLLTLEVGSAISLPDAVEIGKVGEGNIVAKAIVLVESAVGKMASGVVAAVSSASELSDKSELTTSTVLIQSTGEKVVSKAGIRSVFELNCIPLWGSVSICGRRPEMEDAFAAVPRFINIPIKMLVGSQVYNGMSQSLTHLTSHFFGIYDGHGGPQVANYCSERLHLALAEELGGIKDDSGDGILVETQQVQWEKAFTNCFQRVDDEIGGKVSRGIIESNADASEASFEPVAPETVGSTAVVALVSSSHIIVANCGDSRAVLCRGKQAIPLSVDHKPNREDEYERIEASGGKVIQWNGHRVFGVLAMSRSIGDRYLKPWIIPEPEVMVVPRARDDECLILASDGLWDVMTNEEACEVARRRILLWHKKNGVTPVAERGKGVDPAAGEAAAYLSTLALQKGSKDNISVVVVDLKAQRKFKNKT, from the exons ATGTCAAATGTTACAAAGATAAGGAAATTGATGGAAGACATGTCTCCAGCAGTTGCAGTGACTCTTAGTTTAGGTAATTCGGTATGTGATAGTTCTGGCATTGGAGCCAATGTGGAGTTCACATGGCTAAAGCTTGTAACAGACGCGGGAAATTTGTGTACGGATTCCTCTAAGGTGGTTTCTTTAGAGTCAGTCTCTTGCAGTAAAGGAAGTTCCGATGATATTGAAAGAAAAGTTAGTGTGGTTCCCGTGCCATCACAAGACGATGATGGTGGAAACACTTCTGTTGCTAATGATATCATGGTTCAAGAAAGTGAGGAAGAGGAAATCTTAGCCTTTAGATATGATACTAATGGAATTGTTAGGGAAAAATTGTTGACGTTAGAGGTGGGGTCTGCGATAAGCTTGCCAGATGCTGTGGAGATTGGAAAAGTTGGTGAAGGGAATATTGTTGCAAAAGCTATTGTCTTGGTAGAATCGGCTGTTGGGAAAATGGCTTCTGGGGTTGTGGCAGCAGTAAGCTCTGCTTCTGAGTTATCAGATAAATCTGAATTAACAACCTCTACGGTACTTATCCAGTCAACTGGTGAGAAGGTTGTCAGTAAAGCAGGCATCCGGAGTGTTTTTGAGCTGAACTGTATCCCCCTCTGGGGTTCTGTATCAATTTGTGGAAGACGACCGGAAATGGAAGATGCATTTGCTGCTGTTCCTCGGTTTATCAACATTCCAATTAAAATGCTTGTCGGTAGTCAAGTGTATAATGGAATGAGCCAAAGTTTGACCCACCTAACCAGTCACTTTTTTGGCATTTACGATGGCCACGGTGGCCCTCAG GTTGCTAACTATTGTAGTGAGCGGCTCCATTTGGCTTTAGCTGAAGAGCTTGGAGGCATTAAGGATGACTCGGGTGATGGGATATTGGTAGAAACGCAGCAGGTGCAGTGGGAGAAAGCATTCACTAATTGTTTTCAGAGGGTTGATGATGAGATTGGAGGAAAAGTAAGCAGAGGCATCATTGAAAGCAACGCTGATGCTTCTGAAGCTAGTTTTGAGCCTGTTGCCCCAGAAACCGTTGGGTCTACAGCTGTCGTTGCATTAGTTTCGTCATCCCATATTATAGTTGCAAACTGTGGTGATTCAAGAGCAGTTCTATGTCGTGGAAAACAAGCAATACCATTATCAGTCGACCATAAA CCAAACAGAGAAGACGAATATGAAAGGATTGAGGCATCTGGTGGCAAGGTAATACAGTGGAATGGGCACCGTGTTTTTGGAGTTCTTGCAATGTCAAGGTCCATTG GGGATAGATATTTGAAACCATGGATAATTCCAGAACCAGAAGTCATGGTTGTCCCTCGAGCTAGAGACGATGAATGCCTTATTTTAGCTAGCGACGGTTTATGGGATGTTATGACGAATGAGGAAGCTTGTGAAGTGGCTCGAAGACGCATTCTGCTGTGGCACAAAAAGAATGGGGTTACACCTGTTGCGGAGAGGGGAAAAGGAGTTGATCCGGCAGCTGGGGAAGCTGCTGCCTACCTTTCAACCCTAGCCCTCCAGAAGGGAAGCAAAGACAATATCTCTGTGGTTGTGGTGGACTTGAAAGCTCAAAGGAAGTTCAAGAACAAAACCTAA
- the LOC126611309 gene encoding mitochondrial import inner membrane translocase subunit TIM23-2-like → MAHHMSPSDHDPNSDSSKARLYNPYQDLQVPMRNLYQLPTSPEFLFVEEAKRQRRSWGENLTFYTGCSYLGGAIGGGGAGLVSGVRSFESGDTTKLRINRVLNSSGHTGRVWGNRLGVIGLIYAGMESGIQAVRDTEDVWNSVAAGLGTGAIYRAAKGVRSAAVAGAVGGVLVGVAVTARQAAKRYVPI, encoded by the coding sequence ATGGCGCATCACATGTCCCCTTCCGATCACGACCCCAACTCTGACTCGTCCAAGGCCCGCCTCTACAACCCCTACCAGGACCTCCAGGTCCCCATGCGAAACCTCTACCAGCTCCCTACCTCTCCGGAGTTCCTCTTCGTCGAAGAGGCTAAACGTCAGCGTCGCTCCTGGGGGGAGAATCTCACTTTCTACACCGGCTGCTCCTACCTCGGCGGCGCTATTGGAGGCGGCGGCGCCGGTCTCGTTTCCGGCGTTCGATCGTTCGAATCTGGAGACACCACCAAGCTCAGAATCAATAGGGTTCTCAACTCCTCTGGCCACACGGGTCGTGTTTGGGGAAACCGGCTGGGCGTGATCGGGTTGATCTATGCTGGTATGGAGAGTGGGATTCAAGCGGTCAGAGATACCGAGGATGTTTGGAATAGCGTTGCGGCGGGACTGGGCACTGGAGCGATTTACCGAGCTGCAAAGGGCGTGAGGTCGGCTGCGGTGGCCGGAGCCGTTGGAGGAGTCCTTGTTGGCGTTGCCGTCACGGCAAGGCAGGCTGCCAAGCGATACGTGCCGATATAA